In Candidatus Woesearchaeota archaeon, one genomic interval encodes:
- a CDS encoding serine protein kinase RIO yields the protein MPKISREKFKTLHNVFDEFTERNIFKLMGQRHFEGFYSAIGMGKEANVFVARKHDGTFVVVKIYRLHTCDFNTMYNHIKFDARYLHLKKQRRKVIFAWTQREFRNLLKAREAGVAVPTPYTFLYNILVMEMIGGQDPAGKLIHQQPKDPDAFLATVVTNMQKVYRAGLIHGDLSPFNILNDKERAVFIDFSQATPLESANAEELLAADIKNVCVYFRKLRVDITEDVLRKKILENNGNGKGQQTKHRRKQ from the coding sequence ATGCCCAAAATAAGCCGAGAAAAGTTCAAGACCTTACATAATGTTTTTGATGAGTTTACTGAACGAAACATCTTTAAGCTGATGGGACAGAGGCATTTTGAGGGATTCTACAGTGCCATTGGCATGGGCAAGGAAGCCAATGTCTTTGTGGCAAGAAAACACGATGGTACCTTTGTTGTTGTCAAGATTTATCGATTACACACCTGTGACTTCAACACCATGTATAATCACATTAAGTTCGATGCTCGATATCTTCACCTCAAAAAACAACGGAGAAAGGTCATTTTCGCCTGGACGCAGCGAGAATTTAGGAATCTGCTGAAAGCCCGAGAAGCTGGTGTTGCTGTTCCCACACCATACACTTTCCTCTACAACATCTTAGTCATGGAAATGATTGGTGGACAAGATCCTGCAGGTAAGCTTATCCATCAACAACCAAAAGATCCTGATGCATTTTTAGCAACAGTTGTTACCAATATGCAAAAAGTCTACCGTGCTGGGCTGATTCATGGTGATTTATCACCGTTCAATATCCTTAATGATAAAGAACGAGCTGTGTTTATTGATTTTTCTCAGGCAACACCTCTCGAAAGCGCCAATGCTGAAGAACTGCTGGCTGCGGATATCAAAAATGTGTGTGTGTATTTTCGTAAGTTACGGGTGGACATTACCGAAGATGTCTTGCGAAAAAAAATTTTGGAAAATAATGGGAATGGTAAAGGACAACAAACAAAACATCGGAGGAAACAATGA